The sequence CCGTGGCCGCCGGCAACGGCCCTCACCCGATCGGCGACAGCCCATGGAGTGGGTGGACCTTGGGTTGGAGCGTTCGGCATGGTAAGACCGCAAGCCGTCACAAGCCGCTGCGTAAGTCTTTTCAATGGGCCCGCCGGACATGGCGGTCAAAGTTGTCGGTGCTCACGGGCTGTTTGCAGAGGGGACAGAGGACTTGCTTCCCGAGCCTGCCGTCAGCGCGCCAGAGGCGGAATTGTGCGAGCAGCCGCTCCTTTTTCATCACGACCGACGGTCCCGGACCGCCGCCATCGGCCATTCTTGCACTGCCTGCGCTGATATCCCTGTGATCCATTGGTTGGCGCGTGGGTTCATTTTAAGTTGTATGTTCGAAGGAAATATTTGCCACCATTTTGTCGCATTCTTCCGGTTCCTCCCCCTGATCACCCCAGTTCGAGAGGTATGTAATCAGATAAATGCTTGATCCATTGCTGTAATACCAAATTCTGATGTAGTCGCTGCCGACGTGATAGCTTTTTTCTGATATCATTATTTTTCCGATTTGTGAAAAATTATTAAATCCTTCAACGGAAAATTTTTGGCAAGCGAATGATTCTCTCATTTCTATCAGGTCGACTAAAGTGATTTCTGGTTTTTTGCCGGATTTGTAATCTGCTCCGGAGAACTGAAACGCTCCCATGCCTGATTCTTTTGCTAAGGTGAAAGGCATTTGTGTGTTGGAGTAATCGGTAATGTCTGACCATCCGTTCGATGCTGCTACGCGCAGATTGCCAATTTAGTGTATATTGTTCATTTCAATTTTCCGGTTCGCGGATCATACGGCAGCATTTGAGTCGGCTCTTCCCACTTTCTTGCCTGATCGCTCTTGAATGTCTTTCGCCCTCCGGCCGTATCGGGTTTGAAATCGCCATGGTTGGCTTCCGGACTCCAGTTGGAACCCGTAAATCGTTTTTTCAATGCGTCCGCCGGACATGGCGGTCGAAGTTGTCGGTGCTCACGGGGTGTTTGCAGATGGGACAGCGAACTTGCTTGCCGAGCTTGCCGTCAGCACGCCAGAGGCGGAATTGTGCGAGCGGCCGCTCCTTTTTCATCACGACCGACGGTCCCGGGCCGCCGCCATCGGCCATCCTTGCACTGCCCGCGCTGACATCGCTGCGATTCGGTTTCGAGGTGGAACCTTTCCGCGCGCTACCGCCCGGGCGACAGGTCCAGCCGCTGGATTGCTCGAAGCGATTGGCTTTTTTTGACATGGGGTGAATGGCGTGCTGGAAATTCGGCGACATCGTTCGAGCGGGCGCATCCATACCGGATTCTTTACTTCAAATGGGTTTTACAGGGACAAGCGCCGTGAGGCGGGCAAGGCGTTTGGGTATTGCGTCAGAGTAGGTGGGTTGATCCGGTCCATGAAGACCGGGTGGCACGTTCACTGCGGTTGGTTGCCACTATTTTCAAGCCACGCGCGTGCCTCCTTCCGAATTAGACCACTGCTTAATGCTCCTTCTCTATATTTTTGGCGAAAGCATTCCACAGAATCGGACAAATTTACAAGCGCAGGGATACATTCCTTTTCGATGATGGCACCCAACAGCCTTGCAGGGGTCGGTTGTTCGGGTAGCGACAACGTGCCGCCATCAATTACTACCTCTCGCCACTGAGGGAATAATCTCTCCAGCCTGTAATACATATGGGTTCTCTCCACTCTCTGAGGCGCATCGCCAGCAATCTCTTTTAGCCAAAATCCGACATTTATGAAATATTGATCACTGTGTTCCAGTTTCTGAGTCTCGACTAAAATGATGGCTGCGCATCCATCGAATCGCAGCTTCTTGGTCGCTTTCTTGAAGCCGTTCGAAACAAATGCGTTTTCAACAATGGATTTGAATTCATGATTGTTCAGCTTTTCTTTGACTGGTAGTTATCTACCTTGCTAGAGGTGGTTTCAAAAGTCTGAATCGGGGCTTGTACGGCCCGGCCTTGTGTCTATGAACAGAGAGCGTGCTCTACGAGTTCATGATCGATGGGGTGTGGGGACGCGTCTCTCCGCTTCTGCCAGACACCAACTCTTTCGGCCGCCCACGTTGCGCCGACCGCGATGTTCTCGAAGGAATCCTCTGGGTGCTCAAAACAGGGTAAGCGCTCCATGCGGCCTCTCTTGACCGAGGATGCATGAAGCCGCTTTTCAGGACGCAGCTTGGATCGGCACGAGCACCTCGTTCGTAGGCTGCCAGTTCTTCGGGAGCAAGGCGTCGATTTCCGAGGCCTTCATCCCGGGCAGGCGTTCGAGAACGTCCCGCAGGTAGGCATACGGTTCGTGGCCGTGTCGCTTCGCGCTCTCGATGAGCGTGTAGAGGATGGCGCTGCGGTCCCCGGTGTCCTCGCCTCCGACGAACATCCAGTTCTTCTTGCCCACCGCCGTCGGACGGATCGCGTTCTCGGTGAGGTTGGTGTCGATTTCCGCTTTTCCGTGGCGGACGAAGGTTTCGAGCTTCTGCCACAGCGCGAGGGTGTAATCGATGGCTCGTCCCAGCGGACTCTTCGGCAACACGGACACGTTGGCACGCAGCCGCTGCAGGTCGAGGCGGAAGCCTTCGAGGATCGGGATGCTTTGCTCCCGACGTATGGCAGCCCGTTCCTCTGGCCCTGCCCGGGTTTGGCGTAGTTCCTTTTCGATGGCGTAGAGGCCGCCGATGGCTTTGAGCGGTCCGGCCGCGAGGGTCTGCCCGCTTTGATACGCTTCGTGGAACTTGCGCCGGGCGTGGGCCCAACAGGCGGCCTGCGTGATCTCCGGATGCCGGGCGGCGTAGGTGTCGTAGGCGCGATACCCGTCGCTCTGGAGGATGCCGCTGAACCCGACGAGCAGATCATTCAGGCAAGCGCTGCCGCGGCTGGTGCGCCACTGGTAGAGGACATCGCCGCCAGGGCGGTGCAGGGTCCAAAGATAGCCGAGACCGGTTTTGCCGGTGCCGGGGGCGAGGTATTTGACCGGTGTCTCGTCGGCCTGGAGGTAATCGCCCGCGAGCAGGTCTTCATGGATGTGCCGGTAGAGCGGCTTGAGCCAGAAGGCGGCGAGTTCCGCCCAGCGACACAGCGTGTTGCGCCCGATGGCGACGCCATGTCGACGGGCGAGGATCTGTTCCTGACGGTAGAACGGCAAGTGGTCGCAGTATTTCGAGACGAGGGCGTGGGCGATGAGCGCCGGCGTGGCCGTGAGGCCGTCCTGAAGCCGCGGCGGGAGTTTGGCGGTGACGGGGGCCGCATCGCGGTCGGCGACACGGACGTAGGTGGGCCGGATCAGGCGGCGGATGAAGATCCGGCCGGGCTGGTAGTCGAGTTGGTCGCTGCGTTCCTCTCCAATCCTGCGCCAAGCTTCCGGGCAGGCTTTGACCGGCTCGGGCAGCAGCACTTCCTCGACAACGGGCAGATGGTCGGGGATGCGCTCGCGGCGCGGCTTGCGATCAGGACGGGCGACGCTTGCTGCGCTGGCCTCCACCACCGGTGCGTCGCCGAAGGTCGGGGAGGCCGGGGCTTTTCCCGGCGGTTCACCCAGCAGGAGTTCGAGCTGGGCCGGGTCGAGCGCCTCGCTGCTCTTGCCGAAGAGTTTGCGCAACACCAGGTCAAGCTTCTGGCGCAAAAGGCCGATGAGTTCCTCCTGGTTGCGGAGCTGCTCGCGCTGGCTGTCGATCAGCTCGGCCTGGAGCTGATTCTGCTCGCGCAACAGCCCGAGGGTCTCCCGCAGGGAGGAGTTTTCCTCAAGTGGCTGTTGTTCGCGCTCGGGTGTCATCGGACGCGCACATGCTACGATGGATGGAGTAGTCCCCGGCAAGCCGGATGTTCACTCCCGCTCATACCACGGACGCATCCGCGCTCCCTTCAGGTCGATACCGTCGGTGAGCATGGCAAGGGCCTCCGGGGCGAGCTTGAGCTTGCCTCCGCGGCCATCCGACGGCTTCGGCCACGAGAAGGTACCCTTTTCAAGCCGTTTGGCGTGAACCCACAGGCCGGTGCCATCCCAATGGAGGAGCTTGATGCGATTGCGCGAGCGGTTCGAGAAGACGAAGACCGCTCCGCTGCGCGGGTCCTCGCCGAGCTGGC comes from Luteolibacter sp. LG18 and encodes:
- a CDS encoding IS66 family transposase; the protein is MTPEREQQPLEENSSLRETLGLLREQNQLQAELIDSQREQLRNQEELIGLLRQKLDLVLRKLFGKSSEALDPAQLELLLGEPPGKAPASPTFGDAPVVEASAASVARPDRKPRRERIPDHLPVVEEVLLPEPVKACPEAWRRIGEERSDQLDYQPGRIFIRRLIRPTYVRVADRDAAPVTAKLPPRLQDGLTATPALIAHALVSKYCDHLPFYRQEQILARRHGVAIGRNTLCRWAELAAFWLKPLYRHIHEDLLAGDYLQADETPVKYLAPGTGKTGLGYLWTLHRPGGDVLYQWRTSRGSACLNDLLVGFSGILQSDGYRAYDTYAARHPEITQAACWAHARRKFHEAYQSGQTLAAGPLKAIGGLYAIEKELRQTRAGPEERAAIRREQSIPILEGFRLDLQRLRANVSVLPKSPLGRAIDYTLALWQKLETFVRHGKAEIDTNLTENAIRPTAVGKKNWMFVGGEDTGDRSAILYTLIESAKRHGHEPYAYLRDVLERLPGMKASEIDALLPKNWQPTNEVLVPIQAAS
- the tnpB gene encoding IS66 family insertion sequence element accessory protein TnpB (TnpB, as the term is used for proteins encoded by IS66 family insertion elements, is considered an accessory protein, since TnpC, encoded by a neighboring gene, is a DDE family transposase.), with the protein product MLTLSGSLRVFLALEPCDMRKSFDSLHALVTGQLGEDPRSGAVFVFSNRSRNRIKLLHWDGTGLWVHAKRLEKGTFSWPKPSDGRGGKLKLAPEALAMLTDGIDLKGARMRPWYERE